Proteins co-encoded in one Camelus bactrianus isolate YW-2024 breed Bactrian camel chromosome 6, ASM4877302v1, whole genome shotgun sequence genomic window:
- the FOS gene encoding protein c-Fos — MMFSGFNADYEASSSRCSSASPAGDNLSYYHSPADSFSSMGSPVNAQDFCTDLAVSSANFIPTVTAISTSPDLQWLVQPTLVSSVAPSQTRAPHPYGVPTPSTGAYPRAGVVKTMTGGRAQSIGRRGKVEQLSPEEEEKRRIRRERNKMAAAKCRNRRRELTDTLQAETDQLEDEKSALQTEIANLLKEKEKLEFILAAHRPACKIPDDLGFPEEMSVASLDLSGGLPEAATPESEEAFTLPLLNDPEPKPSVEPAKSSSSMELKAEPFDDFLFPASSRPSGSETARSVPDMDLSGSFYAADWEPLHGGSLGMGPMATELEPLCTPVVTCTPSCTTYTSSFVFTYPEADSFPSCAAAHRKGSSSNEPSSDSLSSPTLLAL; from the exons ATGATGTTCTCCGGCTTCAACGCCGACTACGAGGCGTCATCCTCCCGCTGCAGCAGCGCCTCCCCGGCCGGGGACAATCTCTCCTACTACCACTCACCGGCCGACTCCTTCTCCAGCATGGGCTCTCCCGTCAATGCGCAG GATTTCTGTACCGATCTGGCCGTCTCCAGTGCCAACTTCATCCCAACAGTGACGGCCATCTCGACCAGCCCGGACCTGCAGTGGCTGGTGCAGCCCACCCTGGTCTCCTCCGTGGCCCCATCCCAGACCAGAGCTCCCCACCCCTATGGAGTCCCCACTCCCTCGACTGGGGCTTACCCCAGGGCTGGAGTCGTGAAGACTATGACAGGAGGCAGAGCTCAGAGCATTGGCAGGAGGGGCAAGGTGGAACAG TTGTccccagaagaagaagagaaaaggagaatcCGAAGGGAAAGGAATAAGATGGCTGCAGCCAAATGCCGGAACCGGAGGAGGGAGCTGACTGACACACTCCAAGCG GAGACAGACCAATTAGAAGATGAGAAGTCCGCTTTGCAGACTGAGATTGCCAACctgctgaaggagaaggaaaaactaGAGTTCATCCTGGCAGCTCATCGACCTGCCTGCAAGATCCCTGATGACCTGGGTTTCCCAGAAGAGATGTCTGTGGCTTCCCTTGATCTGAGTGGGGGCCTGCCTGAGGCTGCCACCCCAGAATCCGAGGAGGCCTTCACCCTGCCCCTCCTAAATGACCCTGAGCCCAAGCCCTCAGTGGAGCCCGCCAAGAGCTCCAGCAGCATGGAGCTGAAGGCTGAGCCCTTTGATGACTTCTTGTTCCCAGCATCTTCCAGGCCCAGCGGCTCTGAGACCGCACGTTCTGTGCCAGACATGGACCTGTCTGGTTCCTTCTATGCAGCAGACTGGGAGCCCCTGCATGGTGGTTCCCTGGGGATGGGGCCCATGGCCACAGAGCTGGAGCCCCTGTGCACCCCAGTGGTCACCTGTACTCCCAGCTGCACTACTTACACGTCTTCCTTCGTCTTTACCTACCCCGAGGCTGACTCCTTCCCCAGCTGTGCAGCTGCTCACCGCAAGGGCAGCAGCAGCAACGAGCCTTCCTCTGACTCGCTCAGCTCACCCACGCTGCTGGCCCTGTGa